The following nucleotide sequence is from Capra hircus breed San Clemente unplaced genomic scaffold, ASM170441v1, whole genome shotgun sequence.
AGGCCCCAGAGGTCATCTGCATCATCAAGTAAAGGTTCACGAAGATGCTGACCAGCGGGaggacaggcagagcagggaccTGTGGGCAGAGTCAGTTCATCCCTGAACACAGCCCAGATGTCTGAAAGGGAGACCCTGACCTTCGTGGGTCAGGCTTTGTGTTCAGTGCCTATTGAGCCTGGTTTGTAAGCACTGAGTGTGGATCAGGGAGGAGTCCATAGGTTTCAGCAACTCCTTTTCTTCCCTGGTCCAGCAAGGGATGTTGATGTCTCAAAGCACGCAGACCTCCTTCACTGAACATAGACACTTTGTACACATAGGTCACATACCCTGAATGTAAGAGGTCTGGGGCtctggggctgcctccagatgatgGCCGTCACCCCAgtgatgagcagcagcagcagcacagccactgttgtgaGCGCGGGGTCTCCAGAGAACACACGTCTGGGCCACTGGGCCAGGACCAGGCTCAGGATGCTCAGCAGGAGAACTGCAAGGGTCAAGGAggaggagaacaggctggaccCAGAAGCCAAAGACGCCAGGACCTCGGGTCACACCCCTCCCTGAAACCACCAACATCAGGAAGGGCCATCATATCTCCCAGACTCCTTAACTGACAAAATACACACTCTCACTCCATCCTGTCCATTTCAGAACATGAACAAAGGGAAACCCCACTGCTCACCAAGCAGGAAGGCACATCCATAGACAATCTGGCCAGATTTCCGGGTGGGGGTGGTGCTGGTAGGCAACCACAGGCTCTTTAGAATGTTTGAGGTTCCTGCTTCAGgtacagagtccaaaggacttcCTACAGGTACAAGCTccatctcagtttcttcttccgTTTTCTCACTCTTACTTAAATTCTGACCTGGCTGATACCTGAGTTAGAGGTTTAAAGGCAATATTAACAGCAGCCACTATTCACAGAACACCAGATTGTCTATtccacttctttcttctcttgaaCGATCAGAAGGCATAATGAAGACACAGACCAGGATGACCTCCCCATTATCCCCATGACCCCAAGCCCCTCAGTCAAGGTGTAGTGCGGTCTCACCTGAGAACAAGGACCGAGAAGGACACCATGGAGTAAGCAAGCAGGGACGCAACTGCCATGAGGTTTGCAATGTGGCTGAACTCAAAGAGTAATGCCATGATCCCTAGAATGGGGGAGCAAAAACGGCAGGGGTGGGATTAAGAAACCATTGGAACTGCACTTAAGGGAAATGGATCAAGGAAGGAGCGAGTTTTGCTTATTCACCTGCAAGGCTTCCAGAAGACATGATGGCCACGACGGGGATTTTTGTGTGACCATAGACCCGGGCAAGTCCCCGGAAAAGGAGCCCGTCCTCTGCCATTGCACCGATTAACCGAGACATGGGGAACATGTCACCCAGGAGGCTGGGAGAGAAAGTGGAGACACGTGTGAGGACGTGGAGAAGCAGGGGAGACCAGGACATGCGCTCCCTAGTCTACACGGAGCAAGATGTCTTTCCCTCTTGTCTCTCAGTCCCACGGGCTGGGGTGCATGAGCATCTGACAGTTGACGGGGAGAAACCCGGACACTGACCTGGACGTAAGAGCACAGAGGACGCCAACAGCCACCACACATCTGGCAGGGCCCCAGCCAACATGGAGAAAAGCCTCGGGCAAGGGGCTGTGGTGACGAATCTGGTAGTAGGGCACCATGAGGGTGAGCACCGCGGAGACAGCAAAATACgccaaaaagcacatgaggaGTGAGATCAGGGAGATGGACCGCTGAGGCTTGAGGTCTCCTCTCTCTGCAAAAGGGGTGGAAGCAGCAGGTCAGGAAAACGCCATGGGGTGAAAGCACAGAATTGCCTGAAGCAGGCTAACCTTCTCCCAACCTCTGTGCCCAAGGGCAGCCCAAACTCTGTCCAGACCCCCGATGGGACACTCAGTGATCATGTTACCTCTAGCGGCAATGGCAGCAAAACCAACAAATGCATAGAAACACGTAGCTGCTCCTTGGACAACCCCCTCAAAGTCAAAAGGCACAAACCCTCCAGCACCTGGAGGGCCCAAGCTGTGGTGAGAGAAGGAGCAAGAAAGATCATGGGTGAGGTGGGTTCAGCCATCACTTCTGGACTCTTCCCTCAATACCACAAACTCTGGCCTCCAAGAAACCCACCATCCGGATCCACCAGCCTCAGTCTCTTTAGTCCCCACCAGATTCTCAGCTCCCacctccctacacacacacacacacacacacacacacacacacacacacacacacacattaatatgACCAAGGGTACGCTCATAACCTATACGAGAATACAGCTGTTGCCAATGGGTAGTCCTGTTCTGTGAGCTTCCAGTTGTGCAGGTCCCCATTAATGAAGCCAGAGAGGATGATGAAGCTGAGAACCAAAAGGTTGATGCCCGTGAACACTCTGTAAACCCAGGCTGACTCAGGAACTCCCAGAGCGAGTAGTACTGCAGGAGAGATGGAATACGAGACACGCACAGTAACTAAGTCCATAGAGCCAGGGAgcagcctgggggctggggggtgtgggggtggggtggatggaCCGTGATGCTCAGGGATACAGGGTGTCTTTTGGGGGAGATGAACATGTTTGAAGGTCGATGGAGGTGATGGCtggacaacattgtgaatgtactagCACCCCTGAATTGTACCCATAAGatagttaatttcttttcttataattaaaaaaattttttcattttatttgtatttggctGGGCTGAGTCTTTGCTGTGGCAtaacagaatctttagttgtggcatgtgaaccctTAGTTCCGTTAAGTAGGATctgacttccctgaccaggggtggaaccttgGTCCCCTGCACAGTGAGTAAGGAGTctcggccactggaccaccaggaaggacctaaTAGTTCATTTCTTATTGTGGCGATCATCTCGCATAGGCAAGTCTATCAGATAGTCACtgtgagactttcctggtggtccagtggttggaagtctgccggccaatgcaggggacaagggttccatccctggtccagggacatTTCACGTACTGCAGACCAACTAAGCCgatgtgctgtaactactgagcccgagctctagagcccgtgctctgcaacaagagaagccaccagaacAAGAAGCCTGTGTATCAAAGCAAAGAGTAACCCAtgctctctgcaaccagagaaaacctgTGAGCAGCGATAAAGACCTAgtacagtaaaaaaagaaaaaaagaaaaaagcacattTTACACCTCAAACTTATCGTGCTGTATGTCAGTTgcatctcagtaaagctgggggaAATAGCAAATTGATAAATTTATGCTATATGAATTTcctctgaaataaaaaatgaaaatcttttgtCTCAGTACCAAGAAGAAAATATGTCAGTCTAAGAAAATGATTCTCACCTGGGAGTAAATTTTATTCCCCAAATATTTGGCATGGTTTAGAGACATTTGAATTGTCAAAATTCCAGAGTGTGTTTCACTGGTAtctagtcatgtgtggatgtgagagttgaactataaagaaagctgagcactgaataactgatgcttttgaactgttgtgttggagaagactcttgagagtcccttggactgtgaggcgatccaagctggatctagaaaaggcagaggaaccagagatcatatggcCAAcatcgttggatcatggaaaaagcaagagagttccagaaaaccatctacttctgctttattaactatgccaaagcctttgactgtgtagatcacaacaaactgtggaaaactcttcaagagatgggaataccagatcacctgacttgcctgttgagaaatctgtatgtaggtcaggaagtaacagttagaactggacatggaacaactgaccggttccaaattgggaaaggagtatgtcaagggtgtatattgccaccctgcttatttagcttatatgcagagtacatcatgagaaacactatgctggatgaagcacaagctggaatcaagattgctgggagaagtatcaatcacctcagatatgcagatgacaccacagtgatggcagaaagcaaagaagaactaaagagcctcttgatgaaagtgaaagaggagagtgaaaaagctggcttcaaactcaatattcagaaaaccaagatcatggcatctggccccatcacttcatgacaaatagaagggaaacaatggaaacagttagagactttattttggggggctccaaaatcacttcagatggtgactgcagccatgaaattaaaagctccttggaagaaaagctatgaccaacctaggcagcctattaaaaaacagaggcattactttgccaacaaaggtctattgagtcaaagcaatggtttttccagtggtcatgtatggatgtgagagttggactgtgaagaaagctgagtgccaaagaattgatgttttggaactgtggtgtttgagaagactcttgagagtcccttggactgcaaggagatccaaccagtccatcttaaaggaaatcactcctgaatattcgttggaaggactgatgttgaagctgaaattccaatactttggccacctgatgcgaagagatgactcacttgaaaagaccctgatgctgggaaagattgaaggcgagagaagaaggggatgacaaagaatgagatggttggatgtcatcaccgactcaatggacataagtttgagtaaactccgggagttggtgctagacagggaagcctggcgtgctgcggtccatgggtcacaaagagtccatcaggcctaagtgactgaactgaactgaatttggctgagttgggtcttagctgtgggatcttttgttgcgaCCCAAACAGCAAAGTTTGGgaatcagtggataaagaatgtacctgcaatgcaggaaacacaggagacatgggttcacttcccaggtcaggaagatcccctggaaaaggtaatgggtaactcactctggtattcttgcctggagaatcccagtgacaaaGGAGTCTATTTTGCTatggtccaaagggtcacaaagggtcagacgtgactgagcaactagacacacacacacacagattctctagttgtagtgtgcaGGCTAAGGACTTGGGCTTAATTGTTctgcagcacatgagatcttagctccctgaccagggatcgaacccttgtctgcacattgcaaggtggattcttaaccactggaccaccataggAGTCCCCTCATCACATCTTATATCTAACCGCTGACTCACCCGCAAGCAGCAGCACCAGGCCCAGTGCGAAAAAGTCTGCATCCTGGGCCAGAAAGTAGGGTGCATGCAGAGGGACAGTTTCCTCCAATTTCTGAGAGATGCGGTCCCCAATGAGGCTCTCAAAGGCGTACCTCCAGGCGCGGGCTGTACATGCAATGGCTGCAGCAGCAGAAAAACGAACATTCACAGACAAAATTGAACACCTAGTAAGTGCCAATGGACGTATAttggaggaaaaaatatacaaaatatataagctcaaagatttttttttccatggggtaTCGAGAGCAGACTGAGATGACTCACAAAAAAGGTCCACTCTTTAATATGTTAGGAGGAGGTCAGTGtttcacaaggaaagaaaactgggaaGTTGGACCAGGAGGGCTAAAAGATGAGGGATGAAATTTTAAATCAAGTGGcaacccccccccgccccccccaaaaaaaatcactCAGAGGCAACAGCTGAGCAAAGACTCCAATATAATGAGGTGATGAGCCTGTGGGACACGCCTCCCTCCCACCCGTGCCCacaatttcctttccttctctttctcagtcCAAGTATTTaaggaaagcaggagagagcTGACTAGAATGAAGTTGTGGGGTTTTCCAGCCACAGTTACCCATTTCCCACCTCAAGTCAGGTAACAAAGTGCCCATGAATGAGACCACAATCCCATCTCCCAGTTTCCTGACCTTAGCCCCCACACCTTTCCCCCCACACCTGTcgcctggtcccatcacctcaccaattaaaaataacagtatGATGTTCCAGCCAACAACGAAGGCCCAGAGCTGTCCCATCATGACGTAGCTGCAGACATACGCAGAAGAGGAGCGTGGTACCCGTGCATCAAACTCCACATAGCAGAGCCTCGACAGTAGAGAAGACAGGCCGGCCACCGAGAAGCAGATGACAATCGCTGGTCCAGCTACGTACTTGGCCACTGCACCAAGCACGATGTACAGGCCGGCTCCCAGGTTCCTGCCCACACCCAAGAACACCAGCTCTGTGGCACTCAGATGAATCTTGAGACCGTCAGACTCCTTTATGGTGTCTGCCCCTCGCCTGTGGACCAGCTTCTGACCAACGTGGCGAACATACTGACACACCATCCTAGACATAGTTGAGGAGGCTATGATCTGCTGAGAAAACAAGACACAGAGCCAGCAAGATTGTTTATCTGTCCCTGACCCTAGGAGTTAAATTCCATGAAGTATTGGAGTGATGAGGGACAGGTGGTAAAAGGACCCACTGGGCAAGTTCTCCCttctctgagctttggtttctTCAAACACAATGAAGCCTCTTAATGTGTTTCAAAATTACTAGGAAGAATGTTTAAAGACAAGTGATGGGGagcagaatcagttcagtcactcagtcgttgggaccccatggactgcagcaccccaggcctccctgtccattaccaactcttggagcttcctcaaactcatgtccatcgagtcagtgatgccatccaaccatctcatcctctgtcatgcccttctccttctgccttcaatctctgccagcatcaggatcttttctagtggGACCAGAATACATCTTCTCCAATGTGCCCCTTTGACGGGTTGActgttttgagctgaaggcagggaagacccagcagaCTCAGGAGAAGCTCCTTGCCTATTGCTTAACTGCTCCAAATAACGTAGATTAAGGGACCTACACAGGAAGAGAGCTATCACCAAAGAAAACCTATTATTTCTAAAAGGATTATCTTCTGAAGtggcaaacatttgtttaccaagcacttgatttttgttgttgtctttagtaggtcagtcgtgtctgactctttgtgacccggtggactgcaacacaccagacttccttgtccatcatcaactcccggagcttcctcaaactcatgtccattgagtcagtgatgccatccaaccatctcatcctctgtcgtccccttctcctcccagcttcaatatttccaagcatcagggtccttgcaaatgagtcatctcttcacatcaggtggccaaagtattgaagtttcagcttcagcatctgtccttgcaatgaatattcagtgtggatttcccttaggatggactggttggatctccttgctatccaagggactctcaagagtcttccaagcATTTGCTTTTCCCATCTTCCCTTGGGTTCTCTTCCTCCCCTTTCAAGCCGAAGATTCCTACTCCCTTCTCTTTAGGTCAGGGGAGGATATGAGCCTCAGTTGTTTGAAAGTCTTTGAGTCTCAGAACTTTTATGGGGCTCCCCTATGAGCAAATTGAATCTCctaatctgtcttttttttttttttttttggctgtactgggtcttagttgcagcacacagatcTTTCGTTGAGGCAGGTGAACTCAGTTGTGGCATACGGGGTCTAGTTCTCCAACCACAGATGGAgcccgggccccctgcagtgtgggcacagagtcttagccactggaccaccagggaagtgcctgttTGACCAGCCAAAGAGCTTAGAAAAGGAAATTTCTGCCCCTACAGAAGCAAAACCTGGCACACTGCCTGGCTCACAGTGTCTGCTTAACCAGTATGAACTGAGTGGATAAGAATgctgatttcttatttttaagcaaAATCAATCAGGtctgctatttcaaatccagctCTGCTATTTATTAGCTTGTTGATATTGCACACACTATAGCCCATCTTTGTCATGCTGTTGTGGGAAAACTGTCATGATCATTACTTCCTTCTGTCTTAGATAGGGATGAAGTGACTAATGGGCTTGGTGATCAGAAATCACAGACTCCACCTGTTTCCATGATGAAGATCCTAAAACCTGGTAGCTTCCTGTTCTGTTGCCTTCAGAGTGACATGGAACAGGGACTCTGCTTTGGGGCAGAAGCAGATGGAATTTGTAGGGAGGGACAGACTCAAGCCCAGCTCAGTCAAAGCATCATAGCAGAGTGGCCTCCCAACTACCTGCCTGGAGGGAAGAGAGATCAACTTTTATTCTGAATCAGGAAGGACAGGACTCTATTTCCTGCTGCTTTGGGGCATGAAATGTCCCCTCACTACACTGCTCTGCAGGCCTAGGATGACCCAGTGACCACAAGTCACCATCAGGGGGCTTCTACCCCTGATACTCTGAAGTCCAAGTTTAGAGTGTTGGTTCAGAGCAAGGATTCAAAAACCCAGGAAACTCTGATTCGAATCTTGGCTCCTCGAACCCTGCTGTGCCTTTGAACAAGTCATACACTTCTCTggacctgtgttttcttcttgctCAAATGCTGCTGACGAACCCCTGTGCACCGTGAGGAGGAATGTAAGGTTCtctaaaaaaactaaaactggAATTACCacctgatccagcaattccactgctgggtgtacacccaaaagaactgaaaataggatctcaaacagatatttgcacacctattttcatagcaccattattcacaacagctgaAAGCTGGAAGTAACCCAGCTGTCCAAcctcaaagaaatggataaatgtgATGAGGCCTATACATGCATTGAAATAATACAGTTTCATTTGCTAATCCTA
It contains:
- the LOC108633279 gene encoding cationic amino acid transporter 3-like isoform X1 — encoded protein: MSRMVCQYVRHVGQKLVHRRGADTIKESDGLKIHLSATELVFLGVGRNLGAGLYIVLGAVAKYVAGPAIVICFSVAGLSSLLSRLCYVEFDARVPRSSSAYVCSYVMMGQLWAFVVGWNIILLFLIAIACTARAWRYAFESLIGDRISQKLEETVPLHAPYFLAQDADFFALGLVLLLAVLLALGVPESAWVYRVFTGINLLVLSFIILSGFINGDLHNWKLTEQDYPLATAVFSYSLGPPGAGGFVPFDFEGVVQGAATCFYAFVGFAAIAARERGDLKPQRSISLISLLMCFLAYFAVSAVLTLMVPYYQIRHHSPLPEAFLHVGWGPARCVVAVGVLCALTSSLLGDMFPMSRLIGAMAEDGLLFRGLARVYGHTKIPVVAIMSSGSLAGIMALLFEFSHIANLMAVASLLAYSMVSFSVLVLRYQPGQNLSKSEKTEEETEMELVPVGSPLDSVPEAGTSNILKSLWLPTSTTPTRKSGQIVYGCAFLLVLLLSILSLVLAQWPRRVFSGDPALTTVAVLLLLLITGVTAIIWRQPQSPRPLTFRVPALPVLPLVSIFVNLYLMMQMTSGAWILFGIWNAIGFAIYFGYGVRHSLEENNEPPASTSQTPD
- the LOC108633279 gene encoding cationic amino acid transporter 3-like isoform X2, whose amino-acid sequence is MSRMVCQYVRHVGQKLVHRRGADTIKESDGLKIHLSATELVFLGVGRNLGAGLYIVLGAVAKYVAGPAIVICFSVAGLSSLLSRLCYVEFDARVPRSSSAYVCSYVMMGQLWAFVVGWNIILLFLIVLLALGVPESAWVYRVFTGINLLVLSFIILSGFINGDLHNWKLTEQDYPLATAVFSYSLGPPGAGGFVPFDFEGVVQGAATCFYAFVGFAAIAARERGDLKPQRSISLISLLMCFLAYFAVSAVLTLMVPYYQIRHHSPLPEAFLHVGWGPARCVVAVGVLCALTSSLLGDMFPMSRLIGAMAEDGLLFRGLARVYGHTKIPVVAIMSSGSLAGIMALLFEFSHIANLMAVASLLAYSMVSFSVLVLRYQPGQNLSKSEKTEEETEMELVPVGSPLDSVPEAGTSNILKSLWLPTSTTPTRKSGQIVYGCAFLLVLLLSILSLVLAQWPRRVFSGDPALTTVAVLLLLLITGVTAIIWRQPQSPRPLTFRVPALPVLPLVSIFVNLYLMMQMTSGAWILFGIWNAIGFAIYFGYGVRHSLEENNEPPASTSQTPD